Genomic window (Bradyrhizobium sp. 186):
CGGCTGATGGCCTGGTTCAACGAAAAGTTCTTCGAGGAGGTCTCGCACCCTCTCGTCACCGAACGCATCTACAAGCGCTTCATGAGCGAGGAAAACGGCGGCGGCGCACCCTCGGCCGACGTGATGCGCGCGGCGAAAGCCAATGTGCGCTATCATCTGGCCTATATCGGCTGGCTGGCGCAGACGCGTAACTTCCTCGCCGGCGACCGGCTCACCTACGCGGATCTCGCCGCCGCGGCGCATCTCTCGGCGATCGACTATCTGGGCGACGTGCCATGGAGCGAGGACGACGCAGCAAAGGCATGGTACGCGCGGGTGAAATCCCGCCCGTCGTTCCGTCCGCTCCTGAGCGAATGGCTGGCCGGCGTGCCGGCGTCGCGGACCTATGTGGACCTGGATTTCTGATTGAGGCCGTCATGTCCGGTCTTGTCCCGGGCATCCACGTTCTTACTTTTTCCATGAATGCTACGCGAGGACGTGGATGGCCGGGACAAGCCCGGCCATGACGACGTCAAATGTGGATGCATCGTTGAATAAGTCCGGCACAGACATGGATCGGCTGCGCGCTGCGCTCGAGGCGCAAGCTCGCGCACTCGGCTTCGACTGCATCGGCATCACCGCATCAGGCACGATCGAAAACGCCGGAAAACATTTTCTCGAATTCATCGCCTCGGGCGGCCATGGCGACATGAACTGGCTTGCGGCACAGCCGGAGCGTCGCATCGATCCGCGCGGGCTGTGGCAGGACGTGCGCAGCGTGATCATGCTCGGCGTCAATTACGGTCCCGGCCAGGACCCGCTTGCGATCCTGCAACAGCGCACGCGCGCGGCGATCTCGGTCTATGCGCAGGGCGACGACTATCACGATCTCATCAAGAAGCGGCTGAAAGCGCTGGCGCGCTGGCTGGTTGCGACCGTGCCGTCCGAGGTCAAGGTGTTCGTCGACACCGCGGCGGTGATGGAGAAGCCGCTGGCGCAGACCGCGGGGCTGGGCTGGCAAGGCAAGCACACCAATCTCGTCTCGCGCGAATTC
Coding sequences:
- a CDS encoding glutathione S-transferase family protein, with amino-acid sequence MFTLFHHPFCPHSRFIRLIVGEYGLELRLVEERGWERREAFLLLNAAGTTPVLVDEEQPPIPGAAIIAEYLDEAYGAEMAAKRLMPETIGERVEVRRLMAWFNEKFFEEVSHPLVTERIYKRFMSEENGGGAPSADVMRAAKANVRYHLAYIGWLAQTRNFLAGDRLTYADLAAAAHLSAIDYLGDVPWSEDDAAKAWYARVKSRPSFRPLLSEWLAGVPASRTYVDLDF